A single Phragmites australis chromosome 4, lpPhrAust1.1, whole genome shotgun sequence DNA region contains:
- the LOC133915064 gene encoding uncharacterized protein LOC133915064 isoform X2 produces MDVEKAASKGHGFFGLLDWGKKSKKRLFSGSGSSSPISRNTGGEKEVDGGTRSTRSNSILEDASSLKESSEHSCSSSVIDEEAQARRCPTVVARLMGLDSMPAKSSSESNPMPLTVQPSLQTNSHDDLMGRSYVGSPHKMPGSPIDRFKMEALPPRYAKRALSVARYKLLSPMNNPNHISGRNAADIMEAASRIIRPGVENNSSYGVHDVGRSNAARAYNPREIIGVQQRSQKLNEELRKRDGSASSRPPSGKPLDGRLKSSESTSSSRISQSNECAPVGPKVKASNRSSNVVRAMYAQGKKDIRKGGRKLETRSRNPENSTVGRNGLNQRKDNNRMGAASSSNVVVPNNRKQNTMVIKHKVNSNPATPSRQRSNVHQIHTSARKVGAASTFAGNNTQGNRKVDLEPTSHANTRIHSTAKTIPKPRRLQDRRMYSDKSQSTDSVISDRSQRRIRHNIVIDEQSSFSTNKKKISTEIVSFTFTSPVDKSLDGSHPPNHSVEKEFIENLNAVSTSSNTPNTKLDVIDGDYLGLLLEQKLRELTSGVRSPYSKPAKGVRVYAPQPVFEDTASACETSSIASTDYDGESLQSVRDGKNTLPRTDRATKISQSSQSAKYDNDAAELEHLRLSSLSTWEASLSTETCSSSESWRSANGTRLFSSTEGATTSDSTHFNKFLEVEALSEYSDTASSITVTTSEIPRSESSSSCHMDYRQEVEFIREILNAASPIGHIFSCLERFGNSEILDPHLLELLNGNIRLLVGEEDKAFRLRRRLLFDCINELLSVKCAYYFNAGYSSWFMGMAVLQNLSADEIHREMTGLKVAEEWMVDELVYREMSSPMGSWVDFKMESYQVGGDIAMELLGSLVDEIVADLLTGSFL; encoded by the exons ATGGATGTGGAGAAAGCTGCTTCAAAGGGGCATGGATTTTTTGGCCTGCTTGATTGGGGTAAGAAGTCTAAGAAGCGGCTATTCAGCGGAAGCGGGAGCAGTTCTCCGATTTCAA GGAATACTGGAGGTGAGAAGGAAGTTGATGGTGGTACACGAAGTACACGGTCGAATTCG ATCCTCGAAGATGCGTCGAGCTTGAAGGAAAGCAGTGAGCATAGTTGCTCGTCTTCAGTAATTGATGAAGAAGCTCAGGCGAGGAGGTGTCCCACTGTTGTGGCTAGGCTTATGGGTTTAGATTCCATGCCTGCAAAAAGCTCATCCGAATCAAATCCCATGCCATTAACTGTGCAACCATCCTTACAAACCAACAGCCATGACGATTTGATGGGCAGAAGTTATGTTGGTAGTCCCCATAAGATGCCGGGTAGTCCTATTGATCGGTTTAAAATGGAAGCATTGCCTCCAAGATATGCCAAGAGGGCACTATCTGTTGCACGATATAAGTTATTGTCTCCCATGAATAACCCTAATCATATATCTGGCAGAAATGCAGCTGATATAATGGAGGCAGCATCTAGGATCATTAGGCCTGGAGTTGAAAATAACAGTTCTTATGGAGTTCATGATGTTGGGCGCTCAAATGCTGCGCGTGCCTACAACCCAAGAGAGATCATAGGAGTCCAACAAAGATCACAGAAGCTTAATGAAGAACTGAGGAAGCGTGATGGTTCTGCATCTTCTAGGCCACCAAGTGGAAAACCTTTGGATGGAAGGTTGAAAAGTTCAGAGAGCACCTCATCTTCCAGGATCTCACAGTCAAATGAATGTGCTCCAGTTGGTCCAAAGGTCAAGGCCAGCAATAGATCATCAAATGTTGTTCGAGCTATGTATGCCCAAGGAAAAAAAGATATAAGAAAAGGCGGCAGAAAACTTGAAACTCGCAGTAGGAACCCTGAAAATAGCACGGTGGGGAGAAATGGGTTGAACCAAAGAAAGGATAATAATCGAATGGGTGCAGCAAGTTCTTCCAATGTGGTTGTGCCGAACAACAGAAAGCAGAATACTATGGTCATTAAACACAAGGTGAATTCAAACCCAGCAACACCCAGCCGGCAACGAAGcaatgttcatcaaatacatacaTCAGCCAGAAAGGTTGGGGCTGCTAGCACATTCGCTGGAAACAATACTCAAGGTAACAGAAAGGTGGACTTGGAGCCAACCAGTCATGCAAATACAAGAATTCATTCTACAGCCAAAACGATCCCCAAGCCAAGAAGGTTACAAGACAGGAGGATGTACTCCGATAAAAGCCAGTCAACTGATAGCGTAATTTCTGACAGAAGCCAAAGGCGGATTCGGCACAACATTGTGATAGATGAGCAATCATCTTTTTCAacgaacaaaaagaaaattagcACTGAGATTGTTTCATTCACATTTACCTCACCAGTCGACAAATCATTAGATGGCTCCCACCCTCCCAATCATTCAGTTGAAAAAGAGTTTATAGAGAATCTAAATGCTGTGTCAACTTCAAGTAATACACCGAACACTAAACTTGATGTCATTGATGGTGATTATTTGGGGCTTCTGTTGGAGCAAAAATTGAGAGAATTGACTTCAGGGGTGAGATCACCCTATTCTAAGCCAGCCAAAGGTGTTCGAGTATACGCCCCTCAACCAGTTTTTGAAGATACGGCATCTGCATGTGAAACATCTAGCATTGCTTCTACTGATTATGATGGGGAGTCATTACAGTCTGTCAGGGATGGAAAAAACACTCTCCCCCGGACAGACCGTGCTACAAAAATTAGCCAG TCATCGCAATCTGCAAAGTATGATAATGATGCCGCGGAGCTAGAGCATCTTCGTCTAAGCTCTCTTTCGACATGGGAAGCTTCTCTTTCGACTGAAACCTGCAGCTCATCAGAGAGCTGGAGAAGTGCAAACG GAACCAGATTATTTAGTTCAACAGAAGGAGCAACAACTTCTGATTCTACACACTTCAACAAATTTCTAGAAGTGGAAGCTTTGTCAGAGTATTCTGACACAGCCTCCTCAATCACAGTGACTACATCAGAAATCCCCCGATCAGAAAGCAGCAGCTCATGTCATATGGACTATAGACAGGAGGTGGAGTTTATAAGAGAAATTTTGAATGCTGCCTCTCCAATTGGTCACATTTTCTCTTGTTTGGAGCGGTTTGGTAATTCGGAAATTCTGGATCCACATCTGTTGGAACTATTAAATGGCAATATTAGGCTGTTAGTTGGTGAAGAGGACAAAGCTTTCAGATTGAGGCGGAGGCTGCTCTTTGACTGTATAAATGAATTATTGAGTGTGAAATGTGCATACTACTTCAACGCTGGCTATAGCTCATGGTTTATGGGAATGGCAGTTCTGCAGAACCTCTCAGCAGATGAAATCCATCGAGAGATGACTGGTCTGAAGGTTGCTGAGGAGTGGATGGTAGATGAACTTGTCTACAGAGAAATGAGTAGTCCTATGGGGAGTTGGGTTGATTTCAAGATGGAATCATACCAAGTTGGCGGAGACATAGCGATGGAGTTGCTAGGTTCCTTGGTTGATGAAATTGTCGCTGATCTTTTGACTGGCTCGTTTTTGTAG
- the LOC133915064 gene encoding uncharacterized protein LOC133915064 isoform X1: protein MDVEKAASKGHGFFGLLDWGKKSKKRLFSGSGSSSPISRNTGGEKEVDGGTRSTRSNSILEDASSLKESSEHSCSSSVIDEEAQARRCPTVVARLMGLDSMPAKSSSESNPMPLTVQPSLQTNSHDDLMGRSYVGSPHKMPGSPIDRFKMEALPPRYAKRALSVARYKLLSPMNNPNHISGRNAADIMEAASRIIRPGVENNSSYGVHDVGRSNAARAYNPREIIGVQQRSQKLNEELRKRDGSASSRPPSGKPLDGRLKSSESTSSSRISQSNECAPVGPKVKASNRSSNVVRAMYAQGKKDIRKGGRKLETRSRNPENSTVGRNGLNQRKDNNRMGAASSSNVVVPNNRKQNTMVIKHKVNSNPATPSRQRSNVHQIHTSARKVGAASTFAGNNTQGNRKVDLEPTSHANTRIHSTAKTIPKPRRLQDRRMYSDKSQSTDSVISDRSQRRIRHNIVIDEQSSFSTNKKKISTEIVSFTFTSPVDKSLDGSHPPNHSVEKEFIENLNAVSTSSNTPNTKLDVIDGDYLGLLLEQKLRELTSGVRSPYSKPAKGVRVYAPQPVFEDTASACETSSIASTDYDGESLQSVRDGKNTLPRTDRATKISQQSSQSAKYDNDAAELEHLRLSSLSTWEASLSTETCSSSESWRSANGTRLFSSTEGATTSDSTHFNKFLEVEALSEYSDTASSITVTTSEIPRSESSSSCHMDYRQEVEFIREILNAASPIGHIFSCLERFGNSEILDPHLLELLNGNIRLLVGEEDKAFRLRRRLLFDCINELLSVKCAYYFNAGYSSWFMGMAVLQNLSADEIHREMTGLKVAEEWMVDELVYREMSSPMGSWVDFKMESYQVGGDIAMELLGSLVDEIVADLLTGSFL, encoded by the exons ATGGATGTGGAGAAAGCTGCTTCAAAGGGGCATGGATTTTTTGGCCTGCTTGATTGGGGTAAGAAGTCTAAGAAGCGGCTATTCAGCGGAAGCGGGAGCAGTTCTCCGATTTCAA GGAATACTGGAGGTGAGAAGGAAGTTGATGGTGGTACACGAAGTACACGGTCGAATTCG ATCCTCGAAGATGCGTCGAGCTTGAAGGAAAGCAGTGAGCATAGTTGCTCGTCTTCAGTAATTGATGAAGAAGCTCAGGCGAGGAGGTGTCCCACTGTTGTGGCTAGGCTTATGGGTTTAGATTCCATGCCTGCAAAAAGCTCATCCGAATCAAATCCCATGCCATTAACTGTGCAACCATCCTTACAAACCAACAGCCATGACGATTTGATGGGCAGAAGTTATGTTGGTAGTCCCCATAAGATGCCGGGTAGTCCTATTGATCGGTTTAAAATGGAAGCATTGCCTCCAAGATATGCCAAGAGGGCACTATCTGTTGCACGATATAAGTTATTGTCTCCCATGAATAACCCTAATCATATATCTGGCAGAAATGCAGCTGATATAATGGAGGCAGCATCTAGGATCATTAGGCCTGGAGTTGAAAATAACAGTTCTTATGGAGTTCATGATGTTGGGCGCTCAAATGCTGCGCGTGCCTACAACCCAAGAGAGATCATAGGAGTCCAACAAAGATCACAGAAGCTTAATGAAGAACTGAGGAAGCGTGATGGTTCTGCATCTTCTAGGCCACCAAGTGGAAAACCTTTGGATGGAAGGTTGAAAAGTTCAGAGAGCACCTCATCTTCCAGGATCTCACAGTCAAATGAATGTGCTCCAGTTGGTCCAAAGGTCAAGGCCAGCAATAGATCATCAAATGTTGTTCGAGCTATGTATGCCCAAGGAAAAAAAGATATAAGAAAAGGCGGCAGAAAACTTGAAACTCGCAGTAGGAACCCTGAAAATAGCACGGTGGGGAGAAATGGGTTGAACCAAAGAAAGGATAATAATCGAATGGGTGCAGCAAGTTCTTCCAATGTGGTTGTGCCGAACAACAGAAAGCAGAATACTATGGTCATTAAACACAAGGTGAATTCAAACCCAGCAACACCCAGCCGGCAACGAAGcaatgttcatcaaatacatacaTCAGCCAGAAAGGTTGGGGCTGCTAGCACATTCGCTGGAAACAATACTCAAGGTAACAGAAAGGTGGACTTGGAGCCAACCAGTCATGCAAATACAAGAATTCATTCTACAGCCAAAACGATCCCCAAGCCAAGAAGGTTACAAGACAGGAGGATGTACTCCGATAAAAGCCAGTCAACTGATAGCGTAATTTCTGACAGAAGCCAAAGGCGGATTCGGCACAACATTGTGATAGATGAGCAATCATCTTTTTCAacgaacaaaaagaaaattagcACTGAGATTGTTTCATTCACATTTACCTCACCAGTCGACAAATCATTAGATGGCTCCCACCCTCCCAATCATTCAGTTGAAAAAGAGTTTATAGAGAATCTAAATGCTGTGTCAACTTCAAGTAATACACCGAACACTAAACTTGATGTCATTGATGGTGATTATTTGGGGCTTCTGTTGGAGCAAAAATTGAGAGAATTGACTTCAGGGGTGAGATCACCCTATTCTAAGCCAGCCAAAGGTGTTCGAGTATACGCCCCTCAACCAGTTTTTGAAGATACGGCATCTGCATGTGAAACATCTAGCATTGCTTCTACTGATTATGATGGGGAGTCATTACAGTCTGTCAGGGATGGAAAAAACACTCTCCCCCGGACAGACCGTGCTACAAAAATTAGCCAG CAGTCATCGCAATCTGCAAAGTATGATAATGATGCCGCGGAGCTAGAGCATCTTCGTCTAAGCTCTCTTTCGACATGGGAAGCTTCTCTTTCGACTGAAACCTGCAGCTCATCAGAGAGCTGGAGAAGTGCAAACG GAACCAGATTATTTAGTTCAACAGAAGGAGCAACAACTTCTGATTCTACACACTTCAACAAATTTCTAGAAGTGGAAGCTTTGTCAGAGTATTCTGACACAGCCTCCTCAATCACAGTGACTACATCAGAAATCCCCCGATCAGAAAGCAGCAGCTCATGTCATATGGACTATAGACAGGAGGTGGAGTTTATAAGAGAAATTTTGAATGCTGCCTCTCCAATTGGTCACATTTTCTCTTGTTTGGAGCGGTTTGGTAATTCGGAAATTCTGGATCCACATCTGTTGGAACTATTAAATGGCAATATTAGGCTGTTAGTTGGTGAAGAGGACAAAGCTTTCAGATTGAGGCGGAGGCTGCTCTTTGACTGTATAAATGAATTATTGAGTGTGAAATGTGCATACTACTTCAACGCTGGCTATAGCTCATGGTTTATGGGAATGGCAGTTCTGCAGAACCTCTCAGCAGATGAAATCCATCGAGAGATGACTGGTCTGAAGGTTGCTGAGGAGTGGATGGTAGATGAACTTGTCTACAGAGAAATGAGTAGTCCTATGGGGAGTTGGGTTGATTTCAAGATGGAATCATACCAAGTTGGCGGAGACATAGCGATGGAGTTGCTAGGTTCCTTGGTTGATGAAATTGTCGCTGATCTTTTGACTGGCTCGTTTTTGTAG